CGGCGCGGGAACGGAGTTCACCGACGTTCGGACGGAGTACGGCGCCGCCTCGACCATCGTCGTCGAGTATCTCGACGAACTCGGCGCGTCGATGAACGGCGGGGACGGCCTCGAGGTCTCGCCGGAGCTGGCGACCGGGCTGCTCTACGGCATCCAGTCGGATACGAAGCACCTGACCAACGGCTGCTCGCGGGCGGAGTTCGACGCCTGCGCCGCGCTGTTCGACGCCATCGACGAGGACCTGCTCGATCGGGTCGCCAACCCCCAGGTCAGCGACGACGTCCTGCAGGTCAAGGCGACGGCGATCACGGAGAAACGCGTCGAGGGACCCTTCGCCGTCTGCGGCGTCGGCGAGATCTCGAACGTCGACGCGATCCCCCAGGCCGCGGACGAACTGATGCAGTTAGAGGGCGTGACGGCGGTCGTCGTCTACGGCGAGTACGACGGGACGATCCACCTCTCGGGGCGCTCCCGGGACGATCGGGTCCACATGGGCGAGACGCTCCGCCACGCCATCAGCGACATTCCGATGGCGAACGCGGGCGGCCACGCCCGGATGGGCGGCGGCCAGGTCTCGGTCGATCACATAGACGGGATCGGCCCCTCCGACGGCATCTCGAGGAACGAGTTCGAGGAGCGGCTGTTCTCGGCGATGTCGGGCGAACGGTAGTCAATAGTCGGCGAGCGTAGACTCGAGTGAGAAGGGAAACGTCACGACTCGATCGGGCTGTGACGTGCTCGAGACCGTTGGGACTCGGGCGTGAGACCGTGAAGATACTCGATGTGTGACTCGAGAATCGGTTCTTCTCGAGCGGTGTGTGGCTCCTGGCAACGGGGGTTTCCACTTCCTCCCCAGCCGATTCGTTCGCTCGGGAGGTAGTGGCGATCGATCCTCACTCGCGTTCGGATACGATCGACAGCGCACGCCACCGCACAGGTATCTCGTCAGTTCAGCGCACGGCGTGACGACGTATCCGCCGTGTGAAGTACCTCATTCGGCGGGCGCCACGTCCGATTCCTCGTTCGCCTCGAGGACGATTTCGCGGGCGTCCTCGAACAGCGCCTCGGCGCGCTCGTCGTCGCGGGCTTCGGCGGTGATGCGAACGACGGGTTCGGTGCCGCTGGGGCGGACGAGCGTCCAGCCGTCGCCGTGATCGATGCGGACGCCGTCCAAGGCGTCGATCTCGTCGTAGCGCTCGCGGACGGTCGACTCGACGGTCTCCATGACCCGTTCCTTGTCGTCGACCTCGATCGAGGTCCGGCGGATGGGGTAGGTCTCGAGGTCGTCGACCAGATTCGCGAGCGAGCCCTCGGCGGCGGCCATCGCCGCGAGTTTGGCGGCCGCCAGCGGGCCGTCGGGACAGAGCGTCTCGTCGGGCCAGATCCACGCGCCGCTGGGTTCGCCGCCGAAGACGACATCGGGTTCGGTCGCCCGCTCGGCGACGTAGACGTCGCCGACGGCGGTGCGGGTCACCGAGGCGCCGACGTCCGCGAGCGCGTCGTCGACGGCG
This portion of the Haloterrigena gelatinilytica genome encodes:
- a CDS encoding DHH family phosphoesterase, yielding MIARNGSTSGAFRRSGTALVGPLREFLESLEPLMLSLFVVATVAVAVGGWWVVSWFRRPPGVRFQRLLGEYDHVAVVMHPNPDPDAMSCAMGVARIAETVDTEATLQYAGEIRHQENRAFRTVLDLDLEAIESSSQLAADAVVLVDHNTPRGFAGSQTVEPIAVVDHHPGNGAGTEFTDVRTEYGAASTIVVEYLDELGASMNGGDGLEVSPELATGLLYGIQSDTKHLTNGCSRAEFDACAALFDAIDEDLLDRVANPQVSDDVLQVKATAITEKRVEGPFAVCGVGEISNVDAIPQAADELMQLEGVTAVVVYGEYDGTIHLSGRSRDDRVHMGETLRHAISDIPMANAGGHARMGGGQVSVDHIDGIGPSDGISRNEFEERLFSAMSGER